A single region of the Cherax quadricarinatus isolate ZL_2023a chromosome 11, ASM3850222v1, whole genome shotgun sequence genome encodes:
- the LOC128687633 gene encoding peroxidase-like, with protein sequence MMALPRRRNNWKIHITVTLLFLLVGFTAAKKTEEESSNKPAEEEEEKKANVRASDDELSEGPDDDNRDTRHIHPSYRRYGDIPLTVVAGRPTVATTHASSTLAGAIISPGAFAGTPSFQASRIPVSTRAVVPYSPTRSQAPAVPFLIPGVGLRNQVTPVPFHLLPLQQPTHLFGVTPDVPGVSVCPSGLECVPLVRCAPCYHEVENQPQLACSIFGGAVGVCCPEPPTTRNLQQVFTEPVIELPPLGFSDIIVQEALKLGILEVQKIELLEEELQRRDIELTNVRDPAYHHLQFFRTSPLALDLNNAALAHVHASEELRDNFRLSSLQAGYGLQQINVANTNFANTCQVNPVCQETDVYYRRIDGACNNLNNPIIGQARTTFQRLRPPQYSDGLSRPRMSRTGANLPSARLVSTSIIGDMDRPSLEFTISMMQMGQFIDHDLTHTPINRLGNNSGIQCCSNNDRDFADSAFLHPACFPIEVPANDPFFGGTGRRCMNFVRSMLAPRNTPCNLGYAEQMNQVTHFLDGSNIYGSSVSEQQQLRAFRGGLLRVQESDLLPADLQVMECETIREGLPCFMAGDNRVNEQVVLSIMHTVWVRIHNRIARELARINPHWSDERLYQETRRIVVALYQHIIYNEWLPNVLGKDYMVANGLLPRRRGYSRDYDSGLDPAILNEFSTVAFRFGHTLVQGMIQLVGKKGQSAGVLQLHENFNNPRQVYTPGRLDEFLRGMATQPVQMFDRFITSELTNRLFETREMPQGMDLISLNTQRARDHGIAPYNDLREACGLPRARTFEDLLDVLPVEVVQTFSQLYATVDDIDPFVAGVSERPAPGALLGPTFRCIVGDQFTRLKRGDRFFYDLADMPSSFTEAQLNSIRMISWARIICEAGDMIGYVQPLAFRQPRGLNERVPCDSPTIPGLDLSPWISQA encoded by the exons tcacataACAGTCACGCTGTTATTCCTTCTGGTTGGGTTCACTGCTGCCAAGAAAACAGAGGAAGAGAGCAGCAACAAgcctgcagaggaggaggaggagaagaaagccaATGTCAGGGCTTCAGATGATGAGCTCAGTGAGGGCCCAGATGATGATAACAGAGACACTCGTCACATTCATCCCAGTTACAG ACGCTACGGTGACATACCCTTGACAGTAGTGGCGGGGCGCCCCACTGTGGCTACCACCCATGCCTCCAGCACCCTAGCTGGAGCTATCATCAGTCCGGGTGCCTTCGCTGGTACACCATCG TTCCAGGCTTCTCGGATACCAGTGTCGACGAGGGCCGTCGTACCTTACAGCCCTACCCGTTCTCAGGCACCTGCTGTGCCCTTCCTGATACCTGGGGTTGGCCTCCGAAATCAGGTCACCCCAGTACCTTTCCATCTCCTTCCCCTCCAGCAACCCACACATCTCTTCGGAG TGACGCCAGACGTGCCTGGAGTCAGCGTGTGTCCTAGCGGTCTCGAGTGTGTACCACTGGTGCGTTGTGCACCTTGCTACCATGAGGTGGAGAACCAGCCACAGCTTGCTTGTTCCATCTTTGGTGGTGCTGTGGGCGTCTGCTGCCCTGAACCACCCACTACCA GAAACCTGCAGCAGGTGTTCACCGAACCTGTGATTGAACTTCCTCCCCTGGGCTTCAGTGATATCATCGTCCAAGAGGCTCTCAAGCTGGGTATCTTGGAGGTGCAGAAGATAGAACTCTTGGAGGAG GAATTACAAAGGCGAGACATCGAGCTAACGAACGTTCGTGACCCAGCTTACCACCATCTCCAGTTCTTCCGGACATCTCCCCTGGCTCTTGATCTTAACAATGCTGCTCTGGCTCATGTTCACGCTTCAGAAGAACTCAGGGACAA CTTTCGTTTGAGTTCCCTGCAGGCAGGATATGGTCTGCAACAGATCAACGTAGCCAACACCAATTTCGCCAACACCTGCCAGGTGAACCCCGTGTGCCAGGAGACAGACGTCTACTACCGCAGAATTGACGGCGCCTGCAACAACTTGAACAATCCCATAATAGGCCAGGCCAGGACAACGTTCCAGAGGCTACGTCCTCCAcaatacagtgatg GTCTGTCGCGGCCCAGAATGAGCCGGACTGGTGCTAATCTTCCTTCTGCACGACTTGTGTCCACCAGCATCATTGGCGACATGGATAGACCCAGCTTAGAGTTTACCATCTCTATGATGCAGATGGGTCAGTTTATCGACCATGATCTCACCCACACTCCCATCAACAGACTCG GTAACAACAGTGGTATCCAGTGTTGCTCGAACAACGACCGTGACTTCGCTGACTCTGCCTTCCTCCATCCCGCTTGCTTCCCCATCGAGGTGCCTGCTAATGACCCCTTCTTCGGTGGGACCGGACGCCGCTGCATGAACTTCGTCAGGTCTATGCTGGCTCCCCGCAACACTCCGTGTAATCTAGGCTATGCTGAGCAG ATGAACCAGGTCACACACTTCCTAGACGGATCTAACATCTACGGATCGAGTGTctcggagcagcagcagctgagagcTTTTCGTGGTGGTCTCCTCAGAGTGCAGGAGAGTGACCTCCTCCCAGCTGACTTACAGGTCATGGAGTGTGAGACCATCAGAGAAGGATTACCTTGTTTCATGGCtg GAGACAACCGGGTGAACGAGCAAGTGGTACTGTCCATCATGCACACAGTGTGGGTGAGAATACACAACCGTATAGCCCGGGAGCTGGCACgcatcaacccacactggtcagACGAGAGACTCTATCAGGAGACCAGGAGGATTGTGGTGGCCCTTTACCAGCATATTATCTACAACGAGTGGCTCCCTAATGTACTTG GCAAGGACTACATGGTTGCCAATGGGCTACTACCACGGCGACGAGGCTACTCCAGGGACTACGACAGCGGCCTCGACCCGGCTATACTCAACGAGTTCTCCACTGTTGCTTTCCGCTTCGGCCACACCCTCGTCCAGGGTATGATTCA GTTAGTGGGCAAGAAGGGTCAGTCTGCGGGAGTGTTGCAGCTACACGAGAACTTCAACAACCCGCGGCAAGTCTACACTCCTGGCAGGCTGGACGAGTTCCTCCGAGGCATGGCGACACAACCTGTCCAGATGTTCGACAGATTTATCACTTCTGAGCTCACTAACAGGCTTTTCGAG ACTCGGGAGATGCCGCAAGGTATGGACTTGATATCTCTCAACACCCAGAGAGCCAGGGACCATGGTATTGCCCCTTACAACGATCTAAGGGAGGCATGTGGACTTCCTAGGGCACGTACGTTTGAGGACCTACTTGATGTTCTTCCTGTAGAG GTGGTGCAGACTTTCAGTCAGCTCTACGCTACAGTGGACGACATCGACCCCTTCGTGGCTGGAGTCTCTGAGAGGCCGGCACCTGGAGCTCTCCTTGGACCCACCTTCAG GTGCATCGTTGGTGACCAGTTTACCCGGCTGAAGCGGGGAGACAGATTCTTCTACGACTTGGCAGATATGCCCAGTTCATTTACTGAAG